DNA from Sphingomonas sp. R1:
TCCGGTCCGAACACGCAGAGCAGCGGGGGCCGCGTGACCGGCCGCTTCACCGTGCCCAAGCGTGACGCGTCGAAGCAATAGGCCCGGGCACCGCCACGATACGCCGCGCAAAGTCTTTTCTTTGCGCGCGTTATCATGCAGGAACCTTGCCAAGCGGCCACGCACTTGGCGAGGACCAGATCACGATTAGCTTGCAGGAGCCGTCATGACCGACGTCGCCATCGCCGCCCCCGAGGAATCCGCCCCCGATCCCATGCCGTTGCCCGATCGTGGGCTGGCCGTGGTGTCGATCGCCAAGTCCTATGACAAGCGCACGGTCCTGACCGACGTATCGGTATCGGTCGGGCGCGGCGAGGTTGTCGGCCTGCTCGGTCCCAACGGTGCCGGCAAGACGACGTGCTTCTATTCGGTGATGGGGCTGGTGAAGCCCGACAGCGGTCGCATCATGCTCGACGGCGAGGACATCACCCGGCTGCCGATGTATCGCCGCGCGATCCTCGGGCTCGGCTATCTGCCGCAGGAAACCTCCATCTTCCGTGGCCTCAGCGTCGAGAAGAACATTTCCGCCGTGCTCGAGCTCGCCGAGCCGGACCGCGATGCGCGTCAGGCGCGGCTGGACGAGCTGCTCGACGAGTTCGGCCTCACCCGCTTGCGTACCTCGCCTGCCATGGCGCTGTCCGGCGGCGAGCGGCGACGTGCCGAAATCGCCCGGGCGCTTGCCGCGAACCCGACGATCATCCTGCTGGACGAGCCGTTCGCCGGCATCGACCCGATCTCGATCGCGGACATTCGTGACCTGGTGAAGCAGCTCAAGCAGCGCGGCATCGGCGTCCTGATCACCGATCATAACGTCCGCGAGACGCTCGAAATCGTCGACCGCGGCTACATCATCTATGACGGCCGCGTGCTGTTCGCCGGCTCCCCCGACGATCTGGTGCGCGACGAGAATGTGCGTCGCCTCTATCTCGGCGAAAGCTTCTCGCTCTAACGCTTATGAGTCTCGCGCCACGCCTCGATCTGCGGCAGTCGCAATCGCTGGTGATGACGCCGCAACTCCAGCAGGCGATCAAGCTGCTGGCGCTGTCTAATCTCGAGATCGAGACCTTCATCGCCGAGGAAGTGGAGCGCAACCCGCTGCTCGACGCGGGCGGCGGGGACGATGGTCCGCCCGAGCCGATGGGCGATGCGGAAGAGTTCGAACTCCGTGACGGCCCTGCCGATGCCAGCGAACTGATCCTCGGTGGCGGCGAAGCCTCGGGTGAGGCGGCACTCGATGTGGACCTCGCGGCCGAGGCCTTCCACCATGATTCGGCCAGCGACATGATCGGCGGACTCGATGGCAGCCTCGGGCTGAACAGCGGCAGCGGCAGCGCTTCGGAGGATGGCCCGGATCTCGATAGCCTGGGGACCGGAGACCTGAGCCTCGCCGATCACCTGCTCGCCCAGGCGGGATCGGCCGTGGCCGGGCCGGACCTGTTCATTGCCCAGCATCTGATCGACCAGATCGACGAGTGCGGCTACCTCACCGTGCCGTTGCGCGAGATCGCCGAGCGGCTGAACGTGCCGCTCGCCCGCGCCGAGTCCGTGCTCGGCATCATCCAAACCTTCGATCCCACCGGGGTCGGTGCGCGTGATCTCGCCGAATGCCTCGCGCTCCAGGCCAAGGAGGCGGATCGCTACGATCCCTGCATGGCGCGACTGATCGACAATCTGGAGCTCGTCGCGCGCGGCGATCTCGGCCGGCTGCGGCGGATCTGCAATGTCGACGACGAGGATCTCGCGGACATGATCCGCGAGCTCAGGAGCTACGATCCCAAGCCCGGCTGCCGCTATGGCGGCGATCCGGTGCCGGCGGTGACGCCCGACATCTTCGTCGCGCGGCGCGGCAATGGCTGGGCGGTGGAGATCAACGCGGCGACGCTGCCGCGGCTGCTGGTCAACCGGGCCTATTATGCCGAGGTCTCGGGCGGCAAGCAGGACAAGGCGAGCAAGGCCTGGCTCACCGACATGCTCGCCAGCGCCAATTGGCTGGTCAAGGCGCTCGACCAGCGCCAGCGCACGATCATCAAGGTGGCGAGCGAGATCGTGAAGCAGCAGGAAGGCTTTTTCCTGAAAGGCGTGGCGCACCTCCGCCCGCTGACGCTGCGCCAGGTGGCAGATGCGATCGAGATGCACGAATCGACGGTCAGCCGCGTCACCAGCAACAAATATCTGAGCTGCGCGCGCGGCCTCTTCGAACTGAAATATTTCTTCACTAGCGCGATCCAGTCGGCCGATGGCGGCGAGGCGGTTTCGGCCGAGGCAGTGAAGAGCGCGATCAAAACCCTGATCGCAGGCGAGGATCCCAAGAAGATCCTGTCCGACGACACGCTGGTCGAACTGCTTAACGCCAAGGGCTTCGACATCGCGCGCCGGACGGTGGCCAAATACCGCGAGGCGATGGGGATCGGCAGCTCGGTGCAGCGCCGACGGCAAAAGGCACTCGAAGGAGCGGGTTGATGCGGCGGTTCTGGGGTTGGGTGACGGCGCTTGCCGCGCTGTGCGCGGGCGCGCCGGCCTTGGCGCAAGACACGCTGACGGTCATGAGCCTCAACATCCGTTATCCCAATCCAGGAGACGGCGCGAATGTCTGGGAAAAGCGCCGCGACCTGACCATCGCAACGATCCGCGTGGCGGCGCCCGACCTGATCGGCACGCAGGAACTCTACCAGCGCCAGGGCGACGACATTGTCCGCGCGCTGCCGCATTATGGCTGGTTCGGCACGGATCGCTATGGCGGCCACAGCGACGAGCATATGGGCATATTCTACCGGCGCGACCGGCTGAAGATGGTTGAGCACGGACAGTTCTGGCTCTCCGAGACGCCGGAGAAGCCCGGCAGCATGAGCTGGGGCATCGACCTGCCGCGGCTGGTCAACTGGGCGGTGTTCGAAACGCGCGACGGTCGCCGCTTCCGCTTCTACGATACCCATTTCCCGCACCGCGATCAGGATGAAGCCGCACGCGAACAGGCGGCAAGGCTGCTGGCCGCGCGAATCGCCGAGGCGCCCAAGGACCAGCCGGTGATCCTCACCGGCGACTTCAATACCGTCGACAGTTCGGCTGCGCACCGTGCGCTGACCGAGGGACTGGCGGATGCCTGGCTGGCACAGGTGAATCGTCAGGGCCCGAGCTTCACCTTCCACGACTTCACCGGCAGGGGCGATCGCCGTATCGACTGGATCTTGACGCGTGGCTTCGCCGTAGCGGAGGTCGCAACGGTGGCGACGCATCGTGGCGCGGTGTTTCCGAGCGATCATTACCCCGTGGTGGCGCGCGTCCGGTTCGATCGATAGCGTCGGGCGACGGTGCAGGTTGATGGGAGGACGAGAGGATGCTGGCGCCACTGCTTCTCCTGCTGCAGGTCGGCACATCCGCGCCGCCGGCTTACTTCCCGGCTTGGCTGGCGGGACCGGTGCCCAGCTGCCGGTGGGGGGGCAAGAAGGTGTTGCGCACGCCGCGCCTGAGCGATCTTGAGCGCGCCTGGTATGGCGGAGCGTTGCGCGCGGCGGAGGAGCCATCCCTCTATGCGCGTGCGCAAGGGGAGCGCAGCCGCGGCACGACGATCCGGTTCACATGGCTTCGCAGCTTCGACGCGCCCATCATCGTGCGGGTGGAGGGGATCGGCGCGCCG
Protein-coding regions in this window:
- the lptB gene encoding LPS export ABC transporter ATP-binding protein; its protein translation is MPLPDRGLAVVSIAKSYDKRTVLTDVSVSVGRGEVVGLLGPNGAGKTTCFYSVMGLVKPDSGRIMLDGEDITRLPMYRRAILGLGYLPQETSIFRGLSVEKNISAVLELAEPDRDARQARLDELLDEFGLTRLRTSPAMALSGGERRRAEIARALAANPTIILLDEPFAGIDPISIADIRDLVKQLKQRGIGVLITDHNVRETLEIVDRGYIIYDGRVLFAGSPDDLVRDENVRRLYLGESFSL
- the rpoN gene encoding RNA polymerase factor sigma-54 translates to MSLAPRLDLRQSQSLVMTPQLQQAIKLLALSNLEIETFIAEEVERNPLLDAGGGDDGPPEPMGDAEEFELRDGPADASELILGGGEASGEAALDVDLAAEAFHHDSASDMIGGLDGSLGLNSGSGSASEDGPDLDSLGTGDLSLADHLLAQAGSAVAGPDLFIAQHLIDQIDECGYLTVPLREIAERLNVPLARAESVLGIIQTFDPTGVGARDLAECLALQAKEADRYDPCMARLIDNLELVARGDLGRLRRICNVDDEDLADMIRELRSYDPKPGCRYGGDPVPAVTPDIFVARRGNGWAVEINAATLPRLLVNRAYYAEVSGGKQDKASKAWLTDMLASANWLVKALDQRQRTIIKVASEIVKQQEGFFLKGVAHLRPLTLRQVADAIEMHESTVSRVTSNKYLSCARGLFELKYFFTSAIQSADGGEAVSAEAVKSAIKTLIAGEDPKKILSDDTLVELLNAKGFDIARRTVAKYREAMGIGSSVQRRRQKALEGAG
- a CDS encoding endonuclease/exonuclease/phosphatase family protein, encoding MRRFWGWVTALAALCAGAPALAQDTLTVMSLNIRYPNPGDGANVWEKRRDLTIATIRVAAPDLIGTQELYQRQGDDIVRALPHYGWFGTDRYGGHSDEHMGIFYRRDRLKMVEHGQFWLSETPEKPGSMSWGIDLPRLVNWAVFETRDGRRFRFYDTHFPHRDQDEAAREQAARLLAARIAEAPKDQPVILTGDFNTVDSSAAHRALTEGLADAWLAQVNRQGPSFTFHDFTGRGDRRIDWILTRGFAVAEVATVATHRGAVFPSDHYPVVARVRFDR